The Bacillota bacterium genome contains the following window.
GGCGACGGCTGCGTTTCCTCGCCAACAACCAGCGTTTCTTGATCCTGCCCGGGGTGCGGGTGAAGAACCTGGCTTCCAAGGTGCTGGCGCTGAACGTGCGCCGCCTCTCCGGGGACTGGCAGGCCATCTTCGGCCACCCGATCCTCCTGGCGGAAACCTTTGTCGATCACACCCGGTTCGCGGGGACGTGCTACCGCGCAGCAGGCTGGATCAGGCTGGGCGAAAGCAGAGGATACGGGCGGTCAAGCGGGCAGTACTACTTCCACGGCCAGCCCAAGACCATATGGGTCCGCCCCTTGCACCCGGCGGCCCGGCAACTGCTGGCCGCACCCTTTGATCCGCCCCTGCTGAGGGGAGGGAAGGCAATGATTGATCTCAACGCGCTGGCGATCGAGCAGGAGGGCGGTCTGCTGGATGTGCTGGCGCAGTTGCCGGATCCTCGCAAACGGCGGGGGATACGGCACAGCCAGGTTTCCATCCTGGCGGTGGCGGTGTGCGCCTGCCTGGCCGGGGCGCGGAGTTTCCTGGCCATCGGGCAGTGGGCGGCGCAGTTGCCCCAGGAACTCTTGAGACGCCTTGGCTGCCGGTTTCACCCGGTCAAGCGCCGGTACATCCCGCCCAGTGAGCCCACCATACGTCGCGCCCTGCAGTCCATCGATCCCGATCTTCTCGACCGGTTGCTGGGGCAGTGGTTGGCGAAGCAGGTGCCGGCAGAGGCGGTGGCGGTGGACGGCAAGACGCTCCGGGGCGCCAGGAGGCCCGGAGGTGGGCGGGTTCATCTCATGGCGGCCCTGGTCCACAAGGAGGGCGTGGTAGTCGCCCAGCGGGAAGTGGATGAGAAGAGCAACGAGATCCCGGCAGTGAAGCCACTCCTTGAGCCCGTGGACCTTGAGGGCAAGGTGGTCACTGCCGACGCGATGCACGCCCATGAGGATCTGGCCCGCTACCTGGTGGAGGAAAAGGGCGCGGACTACCTCTTCACAGTGAAGGCCAACCAGCCCAC
Protein-coding sequences here:
- a CDS encoding ISAs1 family transposase, whose amino-acid sequence is MTPQDLGSLVVRPILAQEERAWDDLMAAHHYLGFRQLTGESLKYVALLDGAPVALVGWGSAAFACGPRDQWIGWSPEQRWRRLRFLANNQRFLILPGVRVKNLASKVLALNVRRLSGDWQAIFGHPILLAETFVDHTRFAGTCYRAAGWIRLGESRGYGRSSGQYYFHGQPKTIWVRPLHPAARQLLAAPFDPPLLRGGKAMIDLNALAIEQEGGLLDVLAQLPDPRKRRGIRHSQVSILAVAVCACLAGARSFLAIGQWAAQLPQELLRRLGCRFHPVKRRYIPPSEPTIRRALQSIDPDLLDRLLGQWLAKQVPAEAVAVDGKTLRGARRPGGGRVHLMAALVHKEGVVVAQREVDEKSNEIPAVKPLLEPVDLEGKVVTADAMHAHEDLARYLVEEKGADYLFTVKANQPTMLSDIKLISDDDFSPSVP